A genomic window from Vigna radiata var. radiata cultivar VC1973A chromosome 2, Vradiata_ver6, whole genome shotgun sequence includes:
- the LOC106779004 gene encoding protein OBERON 4: protein MKRLRSSDDLHSYGGEKNSNGCKDSGNLNRSFSSAQRSFYYKPDNARKGLVSSSSSRYERDRTVEEDREGLRVVRKRSEHDFEGFDRRKGFDRYRESDRSLMHRSESFCSGGSRRDQFPKGFRSERERSRREGSVSSWRRGLKDLDERERVVRSPKGLRDVKSPSWSKDSVSESEQSKKRSSSPRPFREGNFNKSKSKSPTWSKDSVSESEQSKSVEVKKAEEELLQQVQSGSSSEMEEGELEPEPQTEMVAPASEDLPPSVTLETDERQVQKNECHPNDDDTDALMDERHELSTKEEVKPNEEVGFEVKDAEKEADEMPDVQDDPTEKMAVAETELGSVGNGDDDKTEQCLDVGAGYEEETKRGGDVEKEKLVLNEDESKDDKGVDLGTGTNVVKPELNDGVSTENEVPKEVDREVTMEGVANNVKDKGKGISVALAPPTDVAHSSDDGLWMERGSMDLPTCSVDVIEGPSTRGFELFSRSPVRKVEKVDHSVLNKQKYDLEQLDLTLSLPNVLLPIGAHETGTHETTSQAPGSPSQARSVQSLSNTFCTNSDGFPASMSLSGSQSFYHNPSCSLTKNSVDYEQSVGSRPLFQGIDQVSQGCWQGQSQSDPKQKEVPFGQRTSVNGNGSLFQSQASWGVLDSQAVKGQHSRVLEGSSKVAGGLDRQLSFHRQFSGQSRRHDDVRSPPQSVGSHDIGSNYSFEKKREVRDRSSGSLYRTTSQKEQEQLTMGGADFVETIIARIVSEPVHAMSRKFHEMTGQSIACLKEGIREIMLNADKHGQILAFQKVLQNRSDVILDVLLKCHRVQLEILVALKTGLTHFLHIDSSISSSELAQIFLNSRCKNISCRSQLPVDECDCKVCAQKNGFCRECMCLVCSKFDNASNTCSWVGCDVCLHWCHTDCGLRESYIRNGHGTKGMAEMQFHCIACDHPSEMFGFVKEVFHNFAKEWSVEALCRELEYVKRIFSASKDMRGRQLHEIAEQMLPRLANKSNLPEVLRHIMSFLSDGDSSKLAMTANFPGKEQIKENNGVAGPSQEAAAWMKSIYSEKPPLLERPVNILPTFDQNDKRTLAQELQMSSIQKDYCFDELESVVKIKQAEAKMFQSRADDARREAEGLKRIALAKNEKIEEEYANRIAKLRLSETDEIRKQKFEEAQALERAHLEYLNMKRRMETDIKDLLSKMEATKMSLAM, encoded by the exons ATGAAGAGATTGAGGTCGAGCGATGATCTTCACTCGTACGGCGGCGAGAAGAATAGCAATGGTTGCAAGGATTCCGGTAATCTCAACCGTTCGTTTTCGTCGGCGCAGCGGAGTTTCTATTACAAGCCCGATAATGCGCGCAAGGGTTTGGTCTCATCTTCGTCGTCCCGGTACGAGAGGGATCGGACAGTTGAAGAGGACCGGGAGGGTTTGAGGGTGGTTCGGAAGCGATCTGAGCACGATTTCGAGGGATTTGATCGGAGGAAAGGGTTCGATCGGTATAGAGAGAGTGATCGGAGTTTGATGCACCGGTCGGAGAGTTTCTGCAGCGGTGGGTCGCGGAGGGATCAGTTTCCGAAGGGTTTTCGGTCGGAGAGGGAGCGGTCGCGTAGGGAGGGGAGTGTGTCGTCTTGGCGGAGAGGGTTGAAGGATTTGGATGAAAGGGAGAGGGTGGTGCGTTCGCCCAAGGGTTTGAGGGATGTGAAGTCTCCGTCTTGGTCCAAGGATTCTGTTTCGGAGAGCGAGCAATCTAAGAAGAGATCTTCTTCTCCCAGACCCTTCAGAGAGGGTAATTTCAACAAGTCTAAGTCTAAGTCTCCCACTTGGTCTAAGGATTCTGTTTCGGAGAGCGAGCAGTCCAAAAGTGTTGAGGTGAAGAAAGCTGAAGAGGAGTTATTGCAGCAGGTTCAGAGTGGGAGTAGTAGTGAGATGGAAGAAGGGGAGCTTGAACCTGAGCCCCAAACGGAAATGGTTGCTCCTGCGAGTGAAGACTTGCCCCCATCTGTTACTTTGGAGACTGATGAGAGGCAAGTTCAGAAAAATGAATGTCACCCCAATGATGATGACACTGATGCTTTGATGGATGAGAGACACGAGTTGTCTACTAAGGAAGAGGTGAAACCTAACGAGGAGGTTGGTTTTGAGGTTAAGGATGCAGAGAAAGAGGCTGATGAGATGCCGGATGTCCAGGATGATCCGACTGAGAAAATGGCTGTTGCTGAAACTGAACTTGGTTCTGTGGGGAATGGTGATGACGATAAAACAGAGCAGTGTTTGGATGTCGGTGCTGGGTACGAGGAGGAAACAAAGAGGGGTGGGGATGTGGAGAAGGAGAAGCTGGTGTTGAATGAAGACGAGTCTAAAGATGACAAGGGTGTAGATCTCGGAACCGGCACGAATGTTGTCAAACCCGAGTTAAATGACGGAGTGTCAACAGAAAATGAAGTCCCCAAGGAAGTGGACAGAGAAGTGACGATGGAGGGTGTGGCCAACAATGTCAAGGATAAGGGGAAAGGAATTTCTGTTGCACTTGCACCTCCTACTGATGTTGCTCATTCTTCAGATGATGGCTTGTGGATGGAGAGAGGATCGATGGACCTCCCAACGTGTTCTGTTGATGTTATAGAAGGTCCAAGCACAAGGGGATTTGAGTTGTTCTCCAGATCTCCTGTTAGGAAAGTGGAGAAAGTGGACCACTCGGTTCTCAACAAGCAGAAGTATGACTTGGAGCAGCTTGATCTTACTCTTAGCTTGCCAAATGTTTTGTTACCTATTGGTGCTCATGAGACTGGAACTCATGAAACAACATCACAAGCCCCTGGATCCCCCTCTCAAGCACGGAGTGTGCAGTCTTTAAGTAATACATTTTGCACCAACTCGGATGGTTTTCCTGCATCAATGTCCCTTTCAGGTTCCCAATCATTTTATCATAATCCAAGCTGTTCGTTGACAAAGAACTCAGTGGACTATGAACAGTCAGTTGGCAGTCGCCCTTTGTTCCAGGGAATAGATCAAGTTTCCCAGGGGTGTTGGCAAGGTCAGTCTCAGAGTGATCCCAAACAGAAAGAAGTTCCGTTTGGTCAAAGAACCTCGGTTAATGGAAATGGCTCCCTTTTCCAGTCTCAGGCATCATGGGGTGTTTTAGACAGTCAAGCTGTGAAGGGTCAACACTCCAGAGTTCTAGAAGGAAGTTCAAAAGTTGCGGGTGGACTTGATAGGCAATTGAGCTTTCATAGGCAGTTTTCAGGGCAGTCAAGACGCCATGATGATGTTAGATCTCCGCCACAGAGTGTTGGGTCTCATGATATTGGATCAAATTACAGCTTTGAGAAAAAGAGGGAGGTTAGAGACAGGAGTAGTGGTAGTCTGTATCGAACTACCAGCCAGAAGGAACAAGAACAACTTACGATGGGTGGAGCTGATTTTGTTGAGACAATCATTGCAAGAATTGTTTCTGAACCTGTTCATGCAATGTCCAGAAAATTTCATGAAATGACAGGACAGTCCATAGCATGTCTGAAGGAGGGTATTCGTGAAATCATGCTCAATGCTGATAAGCACGGGCAGATACTTGCTTTCCAAAAAGTTCTTCAGAACAGGTCTGATGTAATCTTGGATGTTCTATTGAAGTGCCATCGAGTGCAACTGGAAATTTTGGTTGCTTTGAAAACTGGTTTAACTCATTTCCTCCACATAGACAGCAGCATTTCGTCTTCTGAGTTGGCTCAAATTTTTCTGAACTCGAGGTGTAAGAATATTTCATGTCGAAGTCAGTTACCTGTAGATGAATGTGATTGCAAGGTTTGTGCGCAGAAGAATGGTTTTTGCAGGGAATGTATGTGCCTTGTGTGTTCTAAGTTTGACAATGCCTCAAATACATGTAGCTGGGTGGGATGTGATGTTTGCCTTCATTGGTGCCATACTGACTGTGGATTACGGGAATCTTATATTAGAAATGGGCATGGGACAAAAGGGATGGCTGAAATGCAGTTTCACTGCATTGCTTGTGACCATCCTTCTGAGATGTTTGGCTTTGTCAAGGAGGTGTTTCATAATTTTGCAAAAGAATGGTCTGTTGAAGCCCTTTGCAGAGAGCTTGAATATGTGAAGAGAATATTTTCTGCCAGCAAGGATATGAGAGGGAGACAGTTGCATGAAATTGCAGAGCAAATGCTGCCGAGGCTAGCAAATAAGTCTAATCTTCCTGAGGTTTTGAGGCACATCATGTCTTTCCTTTCGG ATGGTGATTCTTCCAAATTAGCCATGACAGCAAACTTTCCTGGGAAGGAGCAgattaaagaaaacaatggagTAGCAGGGCCTAGCCAGGAAGCAGCAGCTTGGATGAAATCTATTTATTCGGAAAAGCCACCTCTGTTAGAAAGGCCTGTGAATATCCTTCCTACCTTTGACCAGAATGATAAAAGAACACTTGCGCAAGAGTTACAGATGAGTAGCATCCAGAAGGACTACTGTTTTGACGAATTGGAGAGTGTAGTAAAAATTAAACAGGCAGAGGCTAAAATGTTTCAATCACGTGCTGATGATGCTAGAAGAGAAGCTGAAGGGTTGAAGCGCATTGCCCTTGCAAAGAATGAGAAAATTGAGGAAGAATATGCCAATCGAATTGCCAAGTTGCGATTGAGTGAGACTGATGAAATTCGTaaacaaaaatttgaagaaGCCCAAGCATTAGAGAGGGCACATCTGGAGTATTTAAACATGAAAAGGAGAATGGAGACAGACATTAAAGATCTGTTATCCAAAATGGAAGCTACTAAAATGAGCCTTGCCATGtga
- the LOC106779474 gene encoding uncharacterized protein LOC106779474, which translates to MSVTFIFTLSVAILCAASAFAAVQHRSPEVYLQNGNFEEKPDPRYLKKSRLIGKYALPKWEINGHVEYVSGGPQPGGMYFPVSDGVHAVRLGNEASISQTVRVKPGKWYALIVGASRTCAQDEMLRISVPPHSGDVPLQTLYSLNGDVIAWGFKSISSVAKVIFHNPGIQEDPSCGPLLDAVAIAQFNPPKPTRDNLVKNSGFEEGPFPIFNTSNGVLLPPKQEDLVSPLPGWIIESIKAVKFIDSKHFSVPLGHGAIELIAGRESAIAQILRTVPNKVYNMKFTVGDAKNACHGSMMVEAFAAKDTLKVPFKSEGKGKFKTVSFKFRAIENRTRITFYSSFYHTRIHDYGSLCGPVIDQVIVSPVA; encoded by the exons ATGTCAGTGACATTCATATTCACACTTTCTGTTGCCATACTATGTGCTGCTTCAGCCTTTGCAGCAGTTCAACACAGATCACCAGAAG TTTACTTGCAGAATGGTAACTTTGAGGAGAAACCAGACCCCAGATACCTCAAGAAAAGTAGACTCATTGGGAAATATGCTCTTCCAAAATGGGAGATCAATGGTCATGTTGAGTATGTGTCAGGAGGGCCACAACCTGGAGGCATGTACTTCCCAGTTAGTGATGGAGTGCATGCTGTGAGGCTTGGAAATGAGGCTTCAATCTCACAAACTGTGAGGGTTAAGCCTGGGAAATGGTATGCTCTAATTGTAGGAGCCTCAAGGACTTGTGCTCAAGATGAGATGTTAAGGATCTCAGTGCCTCCACACTCTGGAGATGTTCCTTTGCAGACCCTTTATAGCCTCAATGGTGATGTTATTGCTTGGGGATTCAAGTCCATTTCTTCTGTTGCAAAAGTGATTTTCCATAACCCTGGAATTCAAGAAGATCCTTCATGTGGTCCACTGTTGGATGCTGTTGCTATTGCTCAGTTCAACCCTCCAAAGCCTACAAGAG ataatttggttaaaaatagTGGCTTTGAGGAGGGTCCATTCCCTATTTTCAACACTTCAAACGGTGTTCTGCTACCTCCCAAACAAGAAGATCTTGTGTCTCCACTACCTGGTTGGATAATTGAATCCATCAAAGCCGTGAAGTTCATAGATTCAAAGCATTTTAGTGTCCCACTTGGACATGGAGCAATAGAGCTTATTGCAGGCAGGGAAAGTGCCATTGCCCAAATTCTCAGAACAGTTCCCAACAAAGTCTACAACATGAAGTTCACAGTTGGAGACGCCAAAAATGCTTGTCACGGATCGATGATGGTTGAAGCATTTGCAGCAAAAGATACCCTCAAAGTTCCCTTCAAATcggaaggaaaaggaaaattcaAGACTGTGAGCTTCAAGTTCAGAGCAATTGAAAACAGAACTCGAATAACATTCTACAGCTCTTTCTACCATACAAGAATTCACGACTATGGATCTCTTTGTGGCCCTGTTATTGATCAAGTTATAGTGTCTCCTGTTGCCTAA